One genomic window of Luteitalea pratensis includes the following:
- a CDS encoding TIR domain-containing protein, with amino-acid sequence MRDPTTPRVFVSYSRTDGLEFARRLQTALETEDLSLYRDLHDLVGGEDWWRQVEAAIRSVEHVVLVLSPAALRSPYVAREWKLARQEGKKVSPVSGPGALDFSQLPRWMARAHRHDIDIPESLARLVQVLKGPAGEKRVPFMADALPEGFVARPEEFDRLKRSLLDARGEPVAITAALRGAGGYGKTALANALCHDSDVQEAFSDGILRITLGEKPADLVGSIADLIETLVGERPAFRDIDPAKVALVDALDDRRCLLVIDDAWRAEDLAPLLYRGLRNQTTRLVTTRDDRVVPREVPRIAVDAMQSGEAQAMLSRGMPPETAAALRPRLASLAGRLGEWPLVLGLANGVVRTRMSRGATVGDALAYVERAIVHRGLAQAFTPDERASRRLTAWGTLEVSLEQLRTDERARFAELAVFVEDAEIPTSVALGLWRQTAALDPLDGEDLLVRLADLSLLVELDLGRGVLRLHDVVRTLLRDGPIAGRLSELDRLLVTHYREANDGDLAALRDVYGLRHLMAHLNSAGELQVARGLLTDPAWLANKLHRLGIQPLLADYATLSHRDATLDLVRGSLSLAAPALARNAGELAQQLLARLAPGDAKGLDKFLAHTRRLLVRPTLVPHRPTFTPPGAELRRYEGHEESVTSVTVLADGRRALSGSRDRTLRLWDLDTGAELRRYEGHSEWVTSVTVLADGRRALSGYSDGALRLWDLETGAELRRFEGHDNVVTSATVLADGRRALSASADWTLRLWDLESGAQLHRFDGHEDWVASVAVHERYVLSGSSDRTLRLWDLETGVELRRFEGHEGMVTSVTVLAGGGRALSGSWDRTLRLWDLETGAELRRFAGHDNGVTSVTVLADGRRALSASEDRTLRLWDLDTGAELRRFESHAGPVTSVTAMADGRRAISASWDRTLRLWDLEAMPELPRFGEHEDRVSSLAVLADGRRALSGSWDRTLRLWDLETGVELRRLEAHQGLVTSVTVLADGRRALSASDDQTLRLWDLETGTELRRFEGDDRGGNCITVLPGGRSALLRTDGTFLSDGTTLLLSALETGVELRRFEGHEGKVTSVAVSADGRRALSGYSDGTLRLWDLETGAELGRFGQHEGWVTSVTVLADGRRALSASEDRTLRLWDLDMGVELHRFAGHRASINSVTVLADGRRALSASETLRLWDLETGVELRRFEGHEGMVTSVTVLAGGGRALSTSDDQTLRLWDLETGVELARLTFDALPYSLAWSSQRGAAVVGDARGRVHVIDLIE; translated from the coding sequence ATGCGGGACCCCACCACGCCGCGCGTGTTCGTTTCCTACTCGCGCACCGACGGTCTAGAATTCGCACGCCGGCTGCAGACGGCGCTGGAAACCGAGGATCTTTCCCTTTACCGCGATCTCCACGATCTGGTAGGCGGTGAGGATTGGTGGCGCCAGGTCGAGGCCGCAATTCGTAGCGTCGAGCACGTGGTGCTGGTGTTGTCGCCGGCCGCGCTGCGCTCGCCCTACGTGGCGCGGGAATGGAAGCTCGCCAGGCAGGAGGGCAAGAAGGTTTCGCCGGTCTCTGGGCCAGGCGCGCTCGACTTCTCACAGTTGCCGCGTTGGATGGCGCGCGCGCATCGTCATGACATCGACATTCCCGAGAGTCTGGCGAGGCTCGTGCAGGTGCTCAAGGGCCCGGCCGGCGAGAAGCGTGTGCCCTTCATGGCCGATGCGCTGCCCGAGGGCTTCGTCGCGCGGCCCGAGGAATTCGACCGGCTCAAGCGCAGTCTGCTCGACGCGCGTGGCGAGCCCGTAGCCATCACTGCAGCGCTGCGTGGCGCTGGTGGTTACGGCAAGACCGCACTCGCCAACGCACTGTGCCATGACAGCGACGTTCAGGAGGCGTTCAGCGACGGCATCCTGCGCATTACGCTGGGCGAGAAGCCGGCCGATCTGGTCGGCAGCATCGCCGACCTGATCGAGACCCTCGTCGGCGAACGCCCGGCGTTCCGCGACATCGACCCCGCCAAGGTCGCGCTCGTAGACGCGCTCGATGATCGCCGCTGCCTGCTGGTGATCGACGATGCCTGGCGTGCCGAGGACCTGGCGCCGCTCTTGTATCGCGGACTGAGGAACCAGACCACGCGGCTCGTCACGACGCGCGACGATCGCGTCGTGCCGCGGGAGGTTCCCCGCATCGCCGTGGACGCGATGCAGTCGGGGGAAGCGCAGGCCATGCTGTCGCGCGGAATGCCCCCGGAGACGGCGGCGGCGCTGCGGCCACGGCTCGCTTCGCTCGCTGGTCGGCTGGGCGAGTGGCCGTTGGTGCTCGGCCTGGCCAATGGCGTAGTGCGGACCCGGATGTCGCGCGGCGCGACCGTCGGCGATGCGCTTGCCTACGTCGAACGCGCGATCGTGCACCGCGGGCTCGCGCAGGCATTCACGCCCGACGAACGCGCGTCCCGACGCCTTACCGCCTGGGGCACCTTGGAAGTTAGCCTCGAGCAACTCCGCACAGACGAGCGCGCGCGCTTCGCGGAACTCGCGGTGTTCGTCGAGGACGCCGAGATTCCCACGAGCGTCGCGCTTGGCCTGTGGCGGCAGACCGCGGCACTCGATCCACTCGATGGCGAGGATCTGCTCGTGCGCCTGGCCGACCTGTCGTTGTTGGTGGAACTCGATCTCGGCCGCGGCGTGCTGCGTCTCCACGACGTCGTGCGCACCCTGCTGCGCGACGGGCCGATCGCGGGGCGCCTCTCGGAGCTCGACCGCCTTCTGGTGACGCACTACCGAGAGGCCAACGACGGCGACCTGGCAGCGCTGAGAGATGTCTACGGCCTACGGCACCTGATGGCACATCTGAACAGCGCGGGTGAGCTCCAAGTGGCGCGGGGGCTGCTCACCGATCCGGCATGGCTCGCGAACAAGCTGCACCGCCTCGGCATCCAGCCGCTCCTTGCCGACTACGCCACGCTATCGCATCGTGACGCGACGCTGGACCTCGTCCGCGGGTCGCTCAGCTTGGCTGCTCCGGCGCTCGCGCGCAATGCAGGCGAGCTTGCCCAGCAACTCCTCGCACGCCTCGCGCCTGGAGATGCCAAGGGGTTGGACAAGTTCCTCGCGCACACGCGACGTCTGCTCGTACGTCCCACCTTGGTGCCACACCGTCCGACCTTCACGCCGCCTGGCGCCGAGCTGCGCCGGTACGAGGGACATGAAGAGAGTGTCACCAGCGTGACAGTCCTGGCCGACGGGCGACGCGCGCTCTCGGGGTCTAGGGACCGCACGCTGCGACTCTGGGATCTCGACACCGGCGCTGAGCTGCGCCGGTACGAGGGGCATTCGGAGTGGGTCACGAGCGTGACCGTGCTGGCTGACGGACGCCGCGCTCTCTCGGGGTATTCCGACGGCGCCCTGCGGCTATGGGATCTGGAGACCGGCGCCGAACTGCGACGGTTCGAGGGCCATGACAACGTGGTCACGAGCGCGACCGTGCTGGCTGACGGCCGTCGCGCTCTCTCGGCATCCGCGGATTGGACGCTGCGGCTCTGGGACCTCGAGAGCGGCGCGCAGCTGCACCGCTTTGACGGGCACGAAGATTGGGTCGCCAGCGTGGCCGTGCACGAACGCTACGTACTCTCGGGGTCCTCGGACCGTACGCTGCGCCTCTGGGATCTCGAGACCGGCGTTGAGCTACGTCGGTTCGAGGGGCACGAAGGCATGGTCACCAGCGTGACGGTACTGGCCGGCGGGGGCCGCGCGCTCTCGGGGTCTTGGGACCGCACACTCCGACTCTGGGACCTCGAGACCGGCGCCGAGTTGCGACGGTTCGCGGGCCATGACAACGGGGTCACGAGCGTGACCGTGCTGGCTGACGGCCGTCGCGCACTCTCGGCATCCGAGGATCGGACGCTGCGGCTCTGGGATCTCGACACCGGCGCCGAGCTGCGCCGGTTCGAGAGCCATGCAGGGCCGGTCACTAGCGTCACGGCGATGGCCGATGGGCGCCGCGCAATCTCGGCGTCCTGGGATCGGACGCTGCGGCTCTGGGATCTCGAGGCAATGCCCGAGCTGCCACGCTTTGGGGAGCACGAAGACAGGGTTAGTAGCCTGGCAGTGCTGGCCGACGGCCGTCGCGCACTCTCGGGGTCGTGGGATCGCACGCTGCGGCTGTGGGATCTCGAGACCGGCGTTGAGCTACGTCGGTTAGAGGCGCACCAGGGCCTCGTTACCAGCGTGACAGTCCTGGCCGACGGCCGTCGCGCACTCTCGGCATCCGACGATCAGACGCTGCGGCTGTGGGATCTGGAAACCGGCACCGAACTGCGGCGGTTCGAAGGCGATGACAGGGGAGGGAACTGCATAACGGTATTGCCTGGCGGGCGTAGTGCACTTCTTCGGACTGACGGTACGTTTCTGTCTGACGGTACAACGCTGCTGCTGTCGGCACTCGAGACCGGCGTTGAGCTGCGTCGGTTCGAGGGGCACGAAGGTAAGGTCACCAGCGTAGCGGTGTCGGCCGACGGACGCCGCGCTCTCTCGGGGTATTCCGACGGCACACTGCGGCTATGGGATCTGGAGACCGGCGCCGAACTAGGACGTTTCGGGCAGCATGAAGGTTGGGTCACGAGCGTGACCGTGCTGGCTGACGGCCGTCGCGCACTCTCGGCATCCGAGGATCGGACGCTGCGGCTCTGGGATCTCGACATGGGTGTCGAGCTGCACCGGTTTGCGGGACATAGAGCGTCGATCAACAGCGTCACGGTGCTGGCTGACGGCCGCCGCGCGCTCTCCGCGTCTGAGACGTTGCGGCTCTGGGATCTCGAGACCGGCGTTGAGCTACGTCGGTTCGAGGGGCACGAAGGCATGGTCACCAGCGTGACGGTACTGGCCGGCGGGGGCCGCGCGCTCTCGACATCCGACGATCAGACGCTGCGCCTCTGGGATCTCGAGACCGGCGTCGAGTTGGCGCGACTGACCTTCGATGCCTTGCCATATTCGCTCGCGTGGTCGTCGCAGCGAGGCGCCGCCGTGGTCGGCGATGCCCGCGGACGCGTGCACGTGATCGACCTCATCGAATGA
- a CDS encoding acyltransferase family protein — protein MSTSHPRFEAAAATPVVADSPVRPSSARWPALDGMRGLMTIGVFVAHVSYEWLPGAILFMDAFFMMSSFFITRLLLKDWHTDGRIHYASFYVRRLRRLYPALLAMVIPIALFFVVGFGHRASLLLNVAGTLFYFANWLRAFGVPHQNYIGHTWSLSIEEQYYLLWPAIFGLLLALSGRGVAPAAGKRPLRLAFWAVALGGVMVATMAWRSWLALHGANWERMYNGTDMHLDSLALGALLAITFDTRPVQAACAWLARPWLVWAMVAVMVWGAARMNVVVPAWYAWQQHFYVLLSLALIMSFLKTPTGWGLRFAFQNPVSLYLGAICYGLYLWHYPLIYICHEVFAWPVWKTFLVCAPLSLALASLSYFLLELPALNGNRGSAK, from the coding sequence ATGTCGACGTCCCATCCTCGGTTTGAGGCGGCTGCGGCCACGCCGGTCGTGGCCGACTCGCCGGTCCGGCCTTCGTCTGCGCGCTGGCCCGCCCTGGACGGCATGCGTGGCCTGATGACCATCGGCGTCTTCGTCGCGCACGTTTCCTACGAGTGGCTGCCGGGCGCCATCCTGTTCATGGACGCGTTCTTCATGATGAGCAGCTTCTTCATCACGCGGCTGCTGCTCAAGGATTGGCACACCGACGGCAGGATCCACTACGCGTCGTTCTACGTGCGGCGCCTGCGCCGCCTGTACCCCGCGCTGTTGGCGATGGTGATCCCGATCGCGCTGTTCTTCGTGGTGGGGTTCGGGCACCGCGCGTCCCTACTGCTGAACGTGGCCGGCACGCTGTTCTACTTCGCCAACTGGCTGCGCGCCTTCGGGGTGCCGCACCAGAATTACATCGGGCACACCTGGTCGCTTTCGATCGAGGAGCAGTACTACCTGCTGTGGCCGGCGATCTTCGGGCTCCTCCTCGCACTGAGCGGACGTGGCGTGGCGCCGGCGGCGGGCAAGCGGCCACTGCGCCTGGCCTTCTGGGCGGTCGCGCTCGGCGGGGTGATGGTGGCCACCATGGCGTGGCGTTCGTGGCTGGCGCTGCATGGGGCGAACTGGGAACGGATGTACAACGGCACCGACATGCACCTGGACAGCCTGGCACTGGGCGCCTTGCTGGCCATCACCTTCGACACACGGCCCGTGCAGGCGGCGTGCGCGTGGCTCGCGCGGCCGTGGCTGGTGTGGGCGATGGTCGCCGTGATGGTGTGGGGCGCCGCCCGGATGAACGTCGTCGTGCCGGCCTGGTATGCCTGGCAACAGCACTTCTACGTACTGTTGTCGCTGGCGCTCATCATGTCTTTCCTGAAGACCCCGACCGGCTGGGGCCTGCGCTTCGCGTTCCAGAACCCGGTGTCGCTGTACCTGGGCGCCATCTGCTACGGCCTGTATCTCTGGCACTATCCGCTGATCTACATCTGCCACGAGGTGTTCGCCTGGCCGGTGTGGAAGACCTTCCTGGTGTGCGCCCCGCTCTCGCTGGCGCTTGCGAGCCTGTCCTATTTCCTGCTGGAGCTGCCGGCGCTCAACGGCAATCGCGGGTCGGCGAAGTGA
- a CDS encoding Gfo/Idh/MocA family protein, with translation MDGDQSGLSRRSFAQRLGQVAAASTLATLNAPAVHGAEGNAIQFALVGCGGRGTGAIVDAMATKNGPLKLVAMADIFEDKLTRSFKSLANRIGDGMAVKDDNKFLGFDGYQKAMDVLKPGDVVILATPPAFRWVHFDYAIKKGLNVFMEKPVTVDGPTSRKMFELGQQSVRKNLKVGVGLMCRHCDARNELLRRIKDGQIGEIVSMRAYRMHGPGGSAFTKKQVKNGITPQVVGDATQPMTEVMYQLRRFHGFLWASGGMYSDFYIHNIDETCMMKEAWPVKAQAVGGRHYRGDYVDQNFDTYSVEYTFPDGTKLHLDGRTMTGAWAEFASYAHGTKGLAVISSKEHTPARSRIYSGHNPDPANLAWAYPENERNPYRVEWLDLIDAIRNDRPYNEVRRGVEASLVTSMGRMAAHTGRVITYDEILNGTHEFAPGVDTLTMDGPAPVVADADGRYPVPMPGLVTDREYGIPPSLPTSAAAQLP, from the coding sequence ATGGACGGTGACCAAAGCGGACTCTCTCGGCGCAGCTTCGCGCAACGTCTCGGCCAGGTCGCCGCGGCGTCGACCCTGGCCACGCTGAACGCGCCAGCCGTACACGGCGCCGAAGGCAACGCGATCCAGTTCGCGCTGGTCGGCTGCGGCGGCCGCGGCACCGGCGCAATCGTCGATGCCATGGCCACCAAGAACGGGCCCCTGAAGCTGGTGGCGATGGCCGACATCTTCGAGGACAAGCTCACGCGCAGCTTCAAGTCGCTGGCCAACCGGATCGGCGATGGCATGGCCGTCAAGGACGACAACAAGTTTCTCGGCTTCGACGGCTACCAGAAGGCGATGGACGTGCTCAAGCCCGGCGACGTCGTCATCCTCGCGACGCCGCCCGCCTTCCGCTGGGTGCACTTCGACTACGCGATCAAGAAGGGCCTCAACGTCTTCATGGAGAAGCCGGTCACCGTCGACGGCCCCACCTCCAGGAAGATGTTCGAGCTCGGGCAGCAGTCGGTGCGCAAGAACCTCAAGGTCGGTGTCGGCCTGATGTGTCGCCATTGCGACGCCCGCAACGAGTTGCTGCGCCGCATCAAGGACGGCCAGATCGGCGAGATCGTCTCGATGCGCGCCTACCGCATGCATGGCCCGGGCGGATCGGCCTTCACCAAGAAGCAGGTGAAGAACGGCATCACGCCGCAGGTCGTCGGCGACGCCACGCAGCCGATGACCGAGGTCATGTACCAGCTGCGCCGGTTCCACGGCTTCCTGTGGGCGTCGGGCGGGATGTACTCCGACTTCTACATCCACAACATCGACGAGACCTGCATGATGAAGGAAGCCTGGCCGGTGAAGGCACAGGCCGTCGGCGGACGCCATTATCGTGGCGACTACGTCGATCAGAACTTCGACACCTACTCGGTCGAGTACACGTTCCCCGACGGCACCAAGCTGCACCTGGACGGCCGCACCATGACCGGCGCCTGGGCGGAGTTCGCCTCGTACGCGCACGGCACGAAGGGCCTGGCGGTGATCTCGTCGAAGGAGCACACGCCGGCGCGCAGCCGCATCTACTCGGGGCACAATCCAGACCCGGCCAACCTCGCCTGGGCGTATCCCGAGAACGAGCGCAACCCGTACCGCGTGGAGTGGCTCGACCTCATCGACGCGATCCGGAACGACCGCCCCTACAACGAGGTGCGGCGCGGCGTCGAAGCGAGCCTCGTGACCAGCATGGGGCGCATGGCCGCACACACCGGCCGCGTCATCACCTACGACGAGATCCTCAACGGCACCCACGAGTTCGCCCCGGGCGTCGACACGCTGACGATGGACGGCCCCGCACCGGTGGTCGCGGATGCCGACGGCCGCTACCCGGTGCCCATGCCTGGCCTGGTCACCGACCGCGAATACGGCATCCCGCCGTCGCTCCCCACATCCGCTGCCGCGCAGCTGCCCTGA
- a CDS encoding SDR family NAD(P)-dependent oxidoreductase — protein sequence MLTLRGHRALVTGATQGVGRAIAVAIARAGADVVLHGLRSDPQADQTRAQCAALGVQVAVVEGDLSSRPVAATERLFREATAAMPAIDLLVNNAGTCLDTMHFLDVSADLFERTMRLNVHAPFFLTQQFARRWVEQGTQGRVLFTGSINGRLAESNHAAYDTSKGAVEMMVKTLCVSLAPKGIRVNGMAPGLVRTPLTEAFLSDPKAMAWMQMHTPNRAVPGPEVCGEAAAFLLSDAAWHIHGQMLLVDGGMSAWQQPDPPPGQPTTIP from the coding sequence ATGCTGACCCTGAGGGGCCACCGGGCCCTCGTCACCGGCGCAACCCAGGGCGTCGGCCGCGCCATCGCCGTGGCCATCGCCAGGGCGGGCGCCGACGTCGTCCTGCACGGACTGCGCAGCGACCCGCAGGCCGATCAGACCCGCGCTCAATGTGCCGCATTGGGAGTTCAGGTCGCGGTGGTCGAGGGCGATCTCTCCTCGCGCCCCGTCGCGGCGACCGAACGCCTCTTCCGTGAAGCGACGGCGGCGATGCCAGCCATCGACCTGCTGGTCAACAACGCCGGCACCTGCCTCGACACGATGCACTTCCTGGATGTCAGCGCCGATCTGTTCGAGCGCACCATGCGCCTGAACGTGCACGCGCCGTTCTTCCTGACGCAGCAGTTCGCACGCCGCTGGGTGGAACAGGGCACGCAGGGGCGCGTGCTCTTCACGGGATCGATCAACGGCCGCCTCGCCGAGTCGAATCACGCGGCCTACGACACGTCGAAGGGAGCCGTCGAGATGATGGTGAAGACACTGTGCGTCTCGCTGGCGCCGAAGGGCATCCGCGTCAACGGGATGGCTCCCGGCCTGGTCAGGACCCCGCTCACGGAGGCGTTCCTGTCCGATCCAAAGGCGATGGCCTGGATGCAGATGCACACGCCGAACCGCGCGGTGCCGGGGCCCGAGGTGTGTGGCGAAGCCGCCGCCTTCCTGCTCAGCGACGCCGCCTGGCACATCCACGGCCAGATGCTGCTGGTGGACGGCGGGATGAGCGCCTGGCAGCAGCCCGATCCGCCGCCCGGCCAGCCGACTACTATTCCTTGA
- a CDS encoding alpha-L-arabinofuranosidase C-terminal domain-containing protein: protein MRPSTLRAAVAEAAFMTGLERNADVVRLSAYAPLLAHIDAWRWTPNLIWFDNLRAFGTPSYRVQQLFGAHRGARVLPLTMEGSPANGTRGVFASAAMADDGTTVILKLVNPSSTAMPVSLSVGTTATSAETWVLTGPPDAENTFAQPDRVRPSHESVTVTGGRLERTLPASSFSVIRVARR from the coding sequence ATGCGACCGAGCACGCTGCGCGCCGCGGTTGCGGAGGCGGCGTTCATGACCGGCCTCGAGCGCAACGCCGACGTCGTACGCCTGTCCGCGTATGCCCCACTGCTCGCGCACATCGACGCCTGGCGGTGGACGCCGAACCTGATCTGGTTTGACAACCTGCGCGCATTCGGCACGCCGTCGTACCGCGTGCAGCAGTTGTTCGGTGCCCACCGCGGCGCGCGTGTCCTGCCATTGACGATGGAGGGCTCGCCAGCCAACGGCACACGCGGCGTGTTCGCGAGCGCCGCGATGGCTGACGATGGCACCACGGTCATCCTGAAGCTCGTGAACCCGTCGTCAACGGCCATGCCCGTGTCGCTCTCGGTGGGTACCACGGCGACATCTGCCGAGACCTGGGTCCTCACGGGTCCGCCGGATGCCGAGAACACGTTCGCGCAGCCCGACCGCGTCCGCCCGTCGCACGAGTCCGTCACTGTTACGGGAGGTCGCCTGGAGCGGACGCTGCCGGCCAGTTCGTTCAGCGTAATTCGCGTCGCGCGCCGATGA